One genomic segment of Caloranaerobacter ferrireducens includes these proteins:
- a CDS encoding LytR/AlgR family response regulator transcription factor, with the protein MIRCIIVEDEMPAREEMKYLLQEFDDIDIVGEATHGLEAIELIQRLKPDLIFLDIKMPKISGIEVAEHVVKGEYVPLIVFVTAFDQFAIKAFEVNAVDYLLKPISKERLKKAIEKVKEMYYSKADYDDRLEKLLRFIKNEKRKEIGKISVYKNGKLIPLDPGEIIYITVEGRSTIIVSTKGKFESNNTLSQLEKKLNTKNFFRSHRSFLINLDYIEEIEPWFNSTYRIKMKYSKEKIPVSRSQVKEFRGIMNIS; encoded by the coding sequence ATGATAAGGTGCATAATTGTTGAAGATGAAATGCCTGCAAGGGAGGAAATGAAATATTTGTTACAGGAGTTTGATGACATAGACATAGTTGGGGAAGCAACTCATGGATTAGAAGCTATTGAATTAATTCAAAGGTTAAAGCCTGATTTGATTTTTTTAGACATAAAGATGCCTAAGATTAGTGGAATAGAGGTGGCAGAGCATGTTGTGAAAGGTGAATATGTTCCTTTAATAGTATTTGTTACAGCCTTTGATCAGTTTGCTATAAAGGCCTTTGAGGTAAATGCTGTCGATTATTTACTAAAACCTATATCTAAGGAACGACTTAAAAAGGCAATAGAAAAAGTAAAAGAGATGTATTATAGTAAAGCAGATTATGATGATAGGTTAGAAAAACTTTTAAGATTTATAAAGAATGAAAAAAGGAAAGAAATCGGTAAAATATCTGTATATAAAAACGGCAAACTGATACCTTTAGATCCCGGTGAAATAATTTATATTACAGTAGAAGGAAGAAGTACAATTATAGTTTCTACAAAAGGGAAATTTGAATCAAATAATACGTTAAGTCAGCTTGAAAAAAAACTTAATACAAAGAATTTTTTTAGGAGTCATAGAAGTTTTTTAATAAATCTTGATTATATAGAGGAAATTGAGCCATGGTTTAACAGTACATATCGGATTAAGATGAAATATAGCAAAGAAAAGATACCTGTAAGTAGGAGCCAAGTTAAAGAATTCAGAGGGATAATGAATATAAGCTAA
- a CDS encoding carbon starvation CstA family protein yields the protein MVSFLTSILILVLGYFTYGKFVEKVFGVDEKRPTPAVAMNDGVDFVQLSWPKIFLIQFLNIAGLGPIFGAIMGALFGPAAFLWIVLGSIFAGAVHDYFSGMLSVRHEGKSISEIVGIYLGEKARKIMRIFSVVLLILVGTVFMTGPAKLLASLNLGGIGSASVWLGIIIVYYFLATILPVDKVIGRIYPLFGAALLIMAVGIGGMLVIKGYNIPEIALTNLHPKGLPIWPMLFVTIACGAISGFHATQSPMMARCISNEKYGRRIFYGAMISEGIIALIWAAAAMSFFDGGILGLNETIASGGPGAVVKTISSSLLGPIGGVLAMLGVIAAPITSGDTAFRSARLVIADALGFKQGEIKKRLMLAVPLFAVGFTLTRIDFGIIWRYFAWSNQTLAMIVLWASAAYLMINKKLHWIATIPATFMTAVSVTYILQAPEGFRLPTTISYPVGIIVAVIALVIFMTKFKNIKELETEVEA from the coding sequence ATGGTATCATTCTTAACTTCTATCTTAATTTTAGTATTGGGATATTTCACTTATGGTAAATTTGTGGAAAAGGTTTTCGGAGTTGATGAAAAGAGACCTACTCCTGCAGTTGCAATGAATGATGGGGTGGATTTTGTTCAATTAAGCTGGCCGAAAATCTTTCTTATTCAATTCTTAAATATTGCAGGTTTAGGACCAATCTTTGGTGCAATAATGGGTGCCTTATTTGGACCGGCGGCATTTTTATGGATTGTATTAGGTAGTATTTTTGCTGGTGCTGTACATGATTACTTTTCAGGCATGCTTTCAGTTAGACATGAGGGGAAAAGTATTTCAGAGATTGTAGGTATTTATCTAGGCGAGAAAGCAAGAAAGATAATGAGGATTTTTTCAGTAGTATTACTAATACTAGTCGGAACTGTATTCATGACTGGACCCGCTAAGCTTTTGGCAAGTCTTAATTTAGGTGGAATAGGTAGTGCTAGTGTATGGTTAGGAATTATAATTGTATATTATTTCTTAGCCACTATTCTTCCTGTAGATAAGGTGATTGGTAGGATATATCCATTATTTGGTGCAGCTTTATTGATAATGGCAGTTGGAATAGGAGGTATGTTAGTTATTAAAGGATATAACATTCCAGAAATAGCACTAACTAATCTACATCCAAAAGGGTTACCAATTTGGCCTATGTTATTTGTAACGATTGCTTGTGGTGCTATTAGTGGTTTCCACGCTACACAATCACCAATGATGGCAAGATGTATTTCTAATGAAAAATATGGAAGAAGAATTTTCTATGGAGCAATGATTTCTGAAGGTATTATAGCATTAATATGGGCAGCAGCAGCTATGTCCTTCTTTGATGGTGGTATATTAGGATTAAATGAGACTATAGCAAGTGGTGGACCAGGAGCAGTTGTTAAAACTATTTCAAGTAGTTTGCTTGGACCTATAGGTGGGGTACTTGCTATGCTAGGTGTTATAGCAGCGCCTATAACATCAGGAGATACTGCATTTAGAAGTGCAAGACTAGTTATTGCAGATGCATTAGGATTTAAGCAAGGTGAAATTAAAAAGAGATTAATGCTTGCAGTACCACTATTTGCAGTAGGTTTTACTTTAACAAGAATTGACTTTGGAATAATATGGAGATATTTTGCATGGTCAAATCAAACATTAGCAATGATAGTCCTTTGGGCTTCAGCAGCGTATTTAATGATTAATAAAAAGCTACACTGGATTGCTACAATTCCTGCTACATTCATGACAGCAGTAAGTGTAACTTATATACTTCAAGCCCCAGAAGGATTTAGGTTACCTACTACTATTTCATATCCGGTTGGTATAATTGTAGCTGTTATTGCTTTAGTTATATTTATGACTAAATTTAAAAATATTAAGGAGTTAGAAACTGAAGTAGAAGCATAA
- a CDS encoding FTR1 family iron permease, with the protein MFSSFLLIFREGLEAALIIGIILGYLAKINKKDLNSYVYAGVGSAVLASGATAYLFEALAGGFEGRSEEIFEGIIMLIAVVILTSMIIWMKNQSKGLKEDLHRKIDSAVSDNKVYGLASLAFLSVYREGVEVVLFFKALSSQVSWLSSLIGSIIGLIAAIAVAYIIFKTTIKLNLQQFFKVTGGLIILIAAGLFAHGIHELQEAHVIPIIVEHLYNINSILNEKGTIGSILKAMFGYNGNPSLIEVISYWGYLGVVGLKYFKDENIVKEGA; encoded by the coding sequence ATGTTTAGTAGTTTTTTACTTATATTTAGAGAAGGTCTTGAAGCAGCATTAATTATTGGGATTATATTAGGTTATTTAGCTAAAATAAATAAGAAAGACCTTAATAGCTATGTATATGCAGGTGTAGGAAGTGCTGTTTTAGCAAGTGGTGCAACTGCTTACTTATTTGAAGCGTTGGCAGGTGGCTTTGAAGGAAGAAGTGAAGAAATATTTGAAGGAATCATAATGCTTATTGCAGTAGTGATACTTACTTCAATGATTATTTGGATGAAAAATCAGAGTAAAGGTCTGAAAGAAGACCTACATAGAAAGATAGACAGCGCCGTTAGTGACAATAAAGTGTATGGATTAGCATCACTTGCTTTTTTATCAGTATATAGAGAAGGTGTAGAAGTTGTATTGTTTTTTAAAGCACTATCCAGTCAAGTATCATGGTTAAGTTCTTTAATTGGTTCAATTATTGGGCTAATAGCAGCAATTGCCGTAGCATACATTATATTTAAGACTACAATAAAATTAAATTTACAACAATTCTTTAAAGTTACCGGAGGGTTAATAATATTAATTGCAGCAGGGCTATTTGCTCATGGAATTCACGAGCTACAGGAAGCGCATGTAATTCCTATAATAGTTGAACATTTATATAACATAAATAGTATATTAAATGAAAAAGGAACTATAGGTTCAATATTAAAGGCTATGTTTGGGTATAATGGCAATCCATCTTTAATTGAGGTAATTAGTTATTGGGGTTATTTAGGAGTTGTAGGATTAAAGTATTTTAAAGATGAAAATATTGTTAAAGAAGGTGCTTAA
- a CDS encoding TIGR01212 family radical SAM protein (This family includes YhcC from E. coli K-12, an uncharacterized radical SAM protein.), protein MEEKDLYRVYSVYLKNKYGEKVYKLPINLPITCPNRDGSVGYGGCIFCGEVGAGFESLSNMIPVREQILTNKAYIKKKYKANKFIAYFQNFTNTYMDIDSFKKNITESILEDIVEIDISTRPDCISDKYLEFLEEIKNDYGVNITIELGLQTVNYHTLKKINRGHTLAEFIDSVIRIKSFGFEICTHLILNLPWDTMDDVIENAKILSALSVDQVKLHSLYVVENTPLAKLYKEGRIQIISKDEYVLRVINFLEYLKPDIVVQRLIGRAPEDNALFVNWNTSWWKIKEEIINKMIELKTFQGKKCSYLNGSALKKFKE, encoded by the coding sequence ATGGAAGAAAAAGATTTATACAGAGTATATTCAGTCTATTTAAAAAATAAATATGGAGAAAAAGTTTATAAACTTCCAATAAATTTACCGATTACATGTCCTAATAGAGATGGATCAGTAGGATATGGAGGTTGTATTTTTTGTGGAGAAGTAGGTGCAGGTTTTGAGAGTTTATCAAATATGATTCCAGTAAGAGAGCAGATTTTAACAAATAAAGCATATATTAAAAAAAAGTATAAAGCGAATAAATTTATAGCTTACTTTCAAAACTTTACAAATACATATATGGATATAGATTCATTTAAGAAAAATATCACAGAATCTATATTAGAAGATATTGTCGAAATTGACATATCTACAAGACCAGATTGTATTTCTGATAAATATTTAGAATTTCTTGAAGAAATAAAAAATGATTATGGAGTTAATATTACTATAGAATTAGGATTACAGACTGTTAATTATCATACTTTAAAAAAAATTAACAGAGGGCATACTTTAGCAGAATTTATTGATAGCGTGATTAGGATTAAAAGTTTTGGATTTGAAATATGTACACATTTGATATTAAATCTGCCGTGGGATACAATGGATGATGTTATTGAAAACGCAAAAATATTGTCTGCTTTATCAGTTGATCAGGTTAAATTGCATTCTTTATATGTTGTTGAAAATACCCCTCTTGCGAAACTTTATAAAGAAGGAAGAATACAAATAATATCAAAGGATGAATATGTTTTAAGAGTTATTAATTTCTTAGAATATCTAAAACCTGATATTGTTGTACAGAGACTTATAGGAAGAGCTCCTGAAGATAATGCTTTATTTGTTAATTGGAATACAAGTTGGTGGAAGATAAAAGAGGAAATAATTAATAAAATGATAGAGTTAAAAACTTTTCAAGGAAAAAAATGCAGTTATTTAAATGGTAGTGCTCTTAAGAAATTTAAAGAATAG
- a CDS encoding glycoside hydrolase family 66 protein — protein sequence MKCKRLINYLLILILLASNISLTKPQLSNIAYATNSYVTKVYVDKARYNPSETATITVELSNSTESDWSGTLYLNIYHMETEVYSTSKNISIPAYSNSNESFTWITPSSDFKGYLVKVSTDSTDYKTTAIDVSSDWTRYPRYGYTSDFPTDETSTESTNKITELTRDYHINIFQFYDWMWRHDKNFKRTNGQVDDTWKDLFGRTISWETIQNQINAVHSQNAKAMAYQMSYAAREGYDAYNIKPKWGIYQDRNHSIQYNVDFGDDSTYLWLFNPANEEWQNYIINEYKDAVNTASFDGIQIDQMGQRDNVFDYFGRPLYLNDSFSDFVNEAKSQLTTNNSNKNYITFNVVDGTVDGWALNDISKNADTDFDFSEIWWKSNSYNDIKNYIEQFRTNNGSKALVLAAYMNYNDNTGTKYEAEYATLVNVGVNNNHSGYTGSGFVDQFAEENDSVEFTINVPEDGLYPLVFRYSNDTGNTATRNLYIDEETSPRTTLSFKDLENWDTWSHDVFYTTYLTVGTHTIKLQYDSENSGAINLDSLTLGEFDENSVRLANATFAASGAYHIELGANKYHATMLAHEYYPQISKTMRSSLRNTMMEYYDFITAYENLLFDSDINYGDGGTQFVSIENEEITGSGENGKIWFVIREKENYEILHLINLTNENDTQWRNPTNQPIFKNNINIKYYIGPNANITGVYVASPDFNQCVTQSLQYSIGSDSNGYYVSFTVPKLEYWDMIYIKRSFSTPNNEIYEAENALKTNVSTNTNHTGYSGTGFVDQFGEKGDSVSFSIKVDEDKDYTLKFRYANDTGYKATRALFVDGKFRGIVYFNDLENWDTWGIAEIGVHLKPGIHQIVLLYGEYENYAINLDYLKVEDKIEYARSLYISDWNDTIAIWKDSLTRIIDTRQKGPRIDELRYSLDWSTNQIVDYSGFFRDETNNVKYTQIQNFDAQGWFDSNGVCNTNYFRYNGNSLPVNIKRDYAMIPNEDFMVVRYNIQNPGTSSITFNILDALHVNNKTGSGTNISAYYDSERNSIIVNMTNAGQYFIGLSSFSSIDQYQVGDDTNTDISSSTCSPWYTFDNDGTLKNNTSITTSDISVAMRKSVTIPAQSSETIYFLLSISDTIENLESAIDKARSQTGEYWFNKIANDYTAWLNSGIRTNFEDEFLNTAYDRSLIAIKNAIQPTSGAMPATTNPSSYGYKVWARDSAVTAMALDASGHVEEAEKYWYWLANRQNEDGTFYTCFDIWTNEWIPFVEPEHDSIGMFLVGAYRHYKNTGNTEFLNNIWPAYKKSADFIMNNISSNGFGPADCSIWEENIEYNAFTQALYVAGLDAAQIMAKAKGLQDLADSYNGAASTIRSAIQRDSTDYTYKGLWNVSEKRFNRAVSTDNNEVTLHDSSSNVLISYGIIDAQSSRAKSHIDAIIEALGHDTYGIARYDNDGFYHNKPWDPGGDEALEEEPSWPQMAMWVAMYEIQSGNEAYKANALRRLKWFTERTAKGYMPQGEAVSNVTLKPAISTMVEPITGASYILTALAYLDNYDMKILPPQYNAGVHKSLNVSSATNGDWDQWWNVPYYKDAIGDILVNDVNYDIDRVYISNDDDNLYIRIDTVGTELPGFDESEKFAVHIYSEDFNGTASTSRSTAMYGAALSRDMNFMVGRWSDSFDFARFTAGASGWDWSENITSVIAPQWETTSGRIEIVIPFSKLSSSGSVSDGSWANLDIILVKQTDATLNIWNEVDSISIHYRKTNSNTQWLWGNVD from the coding sequence ATGAAATGTAAAAGATTAATTAATTATTTATTAATTTTAATACTTTTAGCGTCAAATATTTCCTTAACAAAACCTCAATTATCAAATATAGCCTATGCTACAAACAGTTATGTGACTAAAGTTTATGTAGATAAAGCCAGATACAATCCAAGTGAGACTGCTACCATTACTGTCGAGTTATCAAATTCTACTGAATCTGACTGGTCAGGTACTTTGTATCTTAATATCTACCACATGGAAACAGAAGTATATTCTACGAGTAAAAACATTTCCATACCAGCATACTCCAATTCTAATGAATCGTTTACCTGGATAACTCCCTCCTCTGACTTTAAAGGATATCTAGTAAAAGTTTCTACTGATTCAACTGATTATAAGACTACTGCAATTGATGTATCAAGCGATTGGACTAGATATCCAAGATATGGATACACAAGTGATTTTCCAACTGATGAAACATCTACTGAAAGTACAAATAAAATTACAGAATTAACTCGTGATTATCATATAAACATTTTCCAATTTTACGATTGGATGTGGCGTCATGATAAAAATTTCAAAAGAACTAATGGTCAAGTTGATGATACATGGAAGGATTTATTTGGTAGAACTATAAGTTGGGAAACAATTCAAAACCAGATAAATGCTGTTCACAGTCAAAATGCGAAAGCAATGGCATATCAAATGTCTTATGCAGCAAGAGAAGGTTATGATGCATATAATATAAAACCTAAGTGGGGAATTTATCAAGACAGAAATCATTCTATTCAGTATAATGTTGATTTCGGAGACGATTCTACTTATTTATGGTTATTTAATCCAGCAAACGAAGAGTGGCAAAATTATATAATAAATGAATACAAAGATGCAGTAAATACAGCTTCTTTTGATGGCATACAAATCGACCAAATGGGACAAAGAGATAACGTATTTGATTATTTTGGAAGACCTTTATATCTTAATGATTCCTTCTCTGATTTTGTCAATGAAGCAAAATCACAATTAACCACAAATAACTCTAACAAAAACTATATTACCTTTAATGTTGTTGATGGGACTGTTGACGGATGGGCGCTAAATGACATTTCTAAAAATGCTGATACAGATTTTGATTTCAGTGAAATATGGTGGAAATCAAATAGTTACAATGATATAAAAAATTATATTGAACAATTTAGAACTAACAACGGTAGTAAAGCTTTAGTACTCGCTGCCTACATGAACTACAATGATAATACAGGCACTAAATATGAAGCAGAATATGCAACATTAGTAAACGTAGGCGTAAATAACAATCATAGTGGATATACAGGTTCAGGCTTTGTAGATCAATTTGCCGAAGAAAATGATAGTGTTGAGTTTACTATTAATGTACCTGAAGACGGATTATATCCTCTCGTATTCAGATATTCAAATGACACTGGAAATACTGCAACAAGAAACCTATACATTGATGAAGAAACTTCTCCAAGAACGACATTAAGTTTTAAAGATTTGGAAAATTGGGATACATGGTCACACGACGTATTTTATACCACTTATCTAACTGTAGGTACTCATACTATAAAGTTACAATATGATTCAGAAAACTCAGGAGCCATCAATTTAGATAGTTTAACACTTGGAGAATTTGATGAGAACTCAGTAAGATTAGCAAACGCAACCTTTGCCGCCAGCGGTGCCTACCACATTGAATTAGGTGCCAATAAATATCATGCTACAATGCTTGCACATGAATATTACCCTCAGATAAGTAAAACAATGAGAAGTTCTCTACGAAATACAATGATGGAGTATTATGACTTCATTACTGCATATGAAAATCTTCTTTTTGATTCGGATATCAACTACGGTGATGGTGGAACACAGTTTGTATCAATAGAAAACGAAGAAATAACTGGCAGCGGAGAAAACGGCAAGATATGGTTTGTAATCAGAGAAAAAGAAAATTATGAAATACTCCACTTAATTAACCTTACAAACGAAAACGATACGCAGTGGCGAAATCCTACAAATCAACCTATATTTAAGAATAATATTAATATAAAATACTATATTGGGCCAAATGCAAACATAACCGGAGTCTACGTAGCATCACCTGACTTTAACCAGTGTGTAACTCAATCTCTTCAATATTCAATAGGTTCAGATAGCAATGGATATTATGTGTCCTTTACAGTTCCTAAGTTGGAATACTGGGATATGATTTACATTAAAAGAAGTTTTTCAACTCCTAATAATGAAATTTATGAAGCAGAAAATGCATTAAAAACAAATGTTAGTACTAACACAAATCACACAGGTTATTCTGGAACAGGTTTTGTAGATCAATTTGGAGAAAAAGGAGATTCAGTTTCTTTCTCTATAAAAGTAGATGAAGATAAAGATTATACATTAAAATTTAGATACGCAAATGATACAGGATATAAAGCAACCAGAGCACTATTCGTAGATGGAAAGTTCAGAGGTATAGTTTACTTTAATGATTTAGAAAATTGGGATACATGGGGAATAGCAGAAATCGGAGTCCACTTGAAGCCAGGTATACATCAAATAGTGCTTCTCTATGGTGAATACGAAAACTATGCTATTAATCTCGACTACTTAAAAGTAGAAGACAAAATTGAATACGCTAGAAGTCTGTACATTTCTGACTGGAATGATACAATTGCAATCTGGAAAGACAGCCTGACAAGAATAATTGATACTAGACAAAAAGGACCAAGAATTGATGAATTAAGATATAGTTTAGACTGGAGTACTAACCAGATTGTAGATTATTCAGGTTTTTTTAGAGATGAAACTAACAATGTGAAATATACTCAAATACAAAATTTTGATGCTCAAGGTTGGTTTGATTCTAATGGTGTATGTAACACTAATTATTTTCGATATAACGGAAATAGCCTTCCTGTCAATATAAAGAGAGATTATGCTATGATTCCAAATGAAGACTTCATGGTAGTAAGATATAACATCCAAAATCCTGGTACATCAAGTATAACATTTAATATATTGGATGCATTACATGTAAACAATAAAACTGGAAGCGGTACTAACATTTCTGCTTACTATGATTCAGAAAGAAATTCAATAATAGTTAATATGACAAATGCAGGACAATATTTTATAGGTCTTAGTTCATTCAGTTCTATTGATCAATACCAAGTAGGTGATGATACAAATACCGATATATCTAGCAGTACATGTAGCCCATGGTATACCTTTGATAATGACGGAACTTTAAAAAATAATACCAGTATTACAACTTCTGATATTTCTGTGGCAATGAGAAAATCAGTAACAATACCAGCACAAAGTAGTGAAACAATATACTTCTTGTTATCTATATCTGACACTATTGAAAATCTTGAATCTGCCATCGACAAAGCAAGATCACAAACTGGTGAATATTGGTTTAATAAAATCGCTAATGATTATACTGCTTGGTTAAATAGTGGTATAAGAACTAACTTTGAAGATGAATTTTTAAATACCGCATATGATAGATCTCTAATAGCTATTAAAAATGCAATTCAGCCAACTTCTGGTGCTATGCCAGCAACTACAAATCCATCATCATATGGATATAAAGTATGGGCTAGAGATTCAGCTGTTACAGCGATGGCTCTTGATGCATCAGGACATGTTGAAGAAGCAGAAAAGTATTGGTACTGGTTAGCCAACAGACAAAATGAAGACGGTACTTTCTATACATGTTTTGACATCTGGACAAATGAATGGATACCTTTTGTAGAACCAGAACATGATTCTATTGGTATGTTCCTAGTAGGTGCTTACAGGCATTATAAAAACACTGGTAATACAGAATTTCTAAATAATATTTGGCCAGCATACAAAAAGTCAGCAGATTTTATTATGAATAATATTAGTAGTAATGGATTTGGACCTGCTGACTGCAGCATATGGGAAGAAAATATAGAATATAATGCCTTTACTCAAGCTCTATATGTTGCTGGTTTAGATGCAGCTCAAATCATGGCAAAAGCTAAAGGACTTCAAGACCTTGCAGATTCTTATAACGGTGCTGCATCTACTATTCGTTCTGCAATTCAAAGAGATTCTACTGATTATACTTACAAGGGGTTATGGAATGTTTCAGAAAAAAGATTTAATCGTGCAGTATCAACAGATAATAATGAAGTTACTTTACATGACTCATCATCAAATGTACTAATATCATATGGAATTATAGATGCTCAATCATCAAGAGCTAAAAGTCATATAGATGCTATAATCGAAGCTTTAGGTCATGATACTTATGGAATTGCTAGATACGACAATGACGGATTTTATCATAACAAACCTTGGGACCCAGGCGGAGATGAAGCTCTAGAAGAAGAACCTTCATGGCCACAAATGGCAATGTGGGTGGCAATGTATGAAATTCAAAGTGGAAACGAAGCTTATAAAGCTAATGCTTTAAGAAGATTAAAGTGGTTTACTGAAAGAACAGCAAAAGGATATATGCCACAAGGAGAAGCAGTTTCAAATGTTACATTGAAACCAGCAATCAGTACAATGGTAGAACCTATCACTGGAGCATCTTATATATTAACTGCTCTAGCATATCTAGATAACTATGATATGAAAATATTGCCTCCTCAATATAATGCTGGAGTTCATAAATCACTAAATGTAAGTTCAGCCACTAATGGAGATTGGGATCAGTGGTGGAATGTACCATATTATAAAGATGCTATTGGTGATATTTTAGTAAATGATGTTAACTATGATATTGATAGAGTATATATTTCAAATGATGATGACAATTTGTATATAAGAATAGATACTGTTGGAACTGAACTACCTGGTTTTGATGAAAGTGAAAAATTTGCTGTTCATATATACAGTGAAGATTTTAATGGTACTGCTTCCACCTCTAGAAGTACAGCCATGTATGGAGCCGCCCTGTCAAGAGATATGAATTTTATGGTTGGACGATGGAGTGACAGTTTTGATTTTGCGAGATTTACTGCAGGAGCCTCTGGCTGGGATTGGAGTGAAAATATCACCAGTGTTATAGCTCCACAATGGGAAACTACCTCTGGTAGAATTGAAATAGTTATTCCATTCTCAAAATTATCAAGTTCAGGCTCAGTAAGTGATGGTTCCTGGGCAAATTTAGATATAATATTAGTAAAACAGACTGATGCAACACTAAATATATGGAATGAAGTAGACTCAATTTCTATTCACTACAGGAAAACTAATTCAAATACTCAATGGCTATGGGGAAATGTTGATTAA
- a CDS encoding ROK family protein, with the protein MENLRIGNKSLIKDINRALVIREIRNKGPISRTQISKNTKLVLSTITKICDELLEQNIIFSVGEGKSTGGRKPINLVFNNNYSYIIGVKIEDKHIIMALTNLKPIIISTKVYEYAKRATFDTVHELLIKGISELVEEIKERNGKLQGIGIAVSGIVDQENGRLISSSLLGWKNINFKSIIKEKFNVSVYLDNDVNCYALAQKWFGKGKDNRNFVCVTIGEGIGSGIIIDDRLYRGAIGGAGEIGHMIINVDGRQCYCGQRGCLEAHASEGFIIEYVKEKTGKLYTIEQIIELAGKGDADSLEAIKIACNNIGYGLINVIMHFNPEKIIISGKEIKEKKFIISNILESMNENWFHKVGAYETKIEIDELSNEKFLLGASILVLSELLGEPIYKDKKTLINNI; encoded by the coding sequence ATGGAAAATCTAAGGATTGGTAACAAAAGTTTAATTAAAGATATTAATAGGGCTTTGGTTATTAGAGAAATAAGAAATAAAGGGCCAATTAGTAGAACACAAATTTCAAAGAATACTAAACTTGTCTTATCTACAATTACTAAAATTTGTGATGAACTTCTTGAGCAAAATATTATTTTTTCTGTAGGAGAAGGTAAGTCTACAGGAGGTAGAAAACCGATAAACTTAGTCTTTAATAACAATTATAGTTATATAATAGGAGTTAAGATTGAAGATAAACATATTATTATGGCTTTAACTAATCTCAAACCAATTATTATTAGTACAAAAGTGTACGAATATGCTAAAAGAGCAACATTTGATACAGTTCATGAGTTACTAATAAAGGGGATAAGTGAACTTGTTGAAGAGATAAAGGAGAGAAATGGAAAGCTTCAAGGAATAGGGATTGCTGTATCTGGTATTGTTGATCAAGAAAATGGGCGCCTTATATCTTCATCACTTTTGGGATGGAAAAACATTAACTTTAAGAGTATCATAAAGGAAAAATTTAATGTGAGTGTATATTTAGATAATGATGTTAACTGTTATGCGTTAGCACAGAAATGGTTTGGAAAAGGTAAAGATAATAGAAATTTTGTTTGTGTAACTATTGGTGAAGGTATAGGTTCTGGAATAATTATTGATGATAGACTTTATAGAGGAGCTATTGGTGGTGCTGGAGAGATTGGACACATGATTATTAATGTAGATGGTAGGCAATGTTATTGTGGTCAAAGAGGATGCCTAGAAGCTCATGCGTCTGAAGGTTTTATAATAGAATATGTTAAAGAAAAAACAGGTAAATTATATACAATAGAACAAATTATAGAGTTAGCAGGCAAAGGTGATGCCGATTCTCTTGAAGCTATTAAAATAGCTTGTAATAATATTGGATATGGCTTAATAAATGTGATAATGCATTTTAATCCAGAAAAAATTATTATTAGTGGTAAGGAAATAAAAGAAAAGAAATTTATCATTTCAAATATTTTAGAGTCAATGAATGAAAACTGGTTTCATAAAGTTGGAGCTTATGAGACTAAAATAGAAATTGATGAATTAAGCAACGAAAAATTTTTATTGGGTGCATCAATATTAGTATTAAGTGAATTATTAGGTGAACCAATATATAAGGATAAAAAAACTTTAATAAATAATATATAG